A region of Maridesulfovibrio sp. DNA encodes the following proteins:
- a CDS encoding peptidylprolyl isomerase yields the protein MDLNATITTVYGTPIRGKDVVDLLKVEGSFRSAVYGLIEREVVKTKFQEYKIKYSDREYKQFLISRKVESGVPCARSMAKFCRLNGVTELLWEEHAKVLFYKEKVKEFVVTPVKIKDYFKQNKLCFSSLEVSRIVVKDKKTIDFIHNMCTQKGKHFATLAKKYSLDENTGKLGGSLGLIRRGTLPHDVEKELFSCKKGDICGPYNEAGLWTLYKIFSKKTPKLTKSLEEYISGIIFSDWLRSHVLEAKA from the coding sequence ATGGATTTGAATGCGACGATAACAACAGTGTACGGCACGCCCATAAGAGGGAAAGATGTCGTTGACCTGCTCAAGGTTGAAGGTTCTTTTCGAAGTGCCGTTTACGGCCTCATTGAACGGGAAGTGGTCAAGACAAAATTTCAGGAATACAAAATTAAGTATTCCGATAGAGAATATAAGCAGTTTCTGATTTCCCGTAAGGTGGAGAGCGGGGTTCCGTGTGCCAGAAGCATGGCTAAATTCTGCAGATTGAACGGCGTTACCGAGTTGCTCTGGGAAGAACATGCCAAGGTTTTATTCTATAAAGAAAAAGTAAAGGAATTTGTAGTTACCCCGGTAAAGATCAAAGATTATTTTAAGCAGAATAAGCTCTGCTTTTCCTCTCTCGAAGTTTCGCGGATTGTCGTCAAAGACAAGAAAACCATCGATTTCATCCATAATATGTGCACCCAGAAGGGAAAACATTTCGCCACACTGGCAAAAAAATATTCCCTCGACGAAAACACCGGTAAACTTGGCGGTTCTCTCGGACTGATCAGGCGCGGAACTCTGCCTCATGATGTGGAAAAAGAGCTTTTCTCCTGCAAGAAAGGTGATATTTGCGGTCCATATAATGAGGCCGGGCTTTGGACTCTATATAAGATTTTCAGCAAGAAGACTCCCAAGCTGACCAAAAGTCTGGAGGAATATATTTCAGGTATTATTTTTTCCGACTGGTTGAGGAGTCATGTACTGGAGGCTAAGGCCTAA
- a CDS encoding ATP-grasp domain-containing protein, whose protein sequence is MSKPVIGLLANHGSTQLDAIREAVEAEGGQPLVLDIRLGGENKPTMTITDDSLKYDGYDLSDVRAIHIRCNALNTIPSLPPVMNPTTYAQFRHQFLVEQEYYASTMSFFDEYRSRGGLLVNSLSEVYLDHDSKSQFYEKLAANGFPAPVTLSTNSPERAEAFVREVGEAVVKPASGVGSTRIVTTADLASLSRLSHSPILMQECVKGPTIRVHIVGDQVVLALKIINEGGVDSRTETKEFHYYDMPEDACEKIVRCNRMLGLHYAAWDVIEVEGGNGYCYLDCNPGPYVMWIGEDFYREVFRNLARYMIVFAESGSVEQASRSVRRVERI, encoded by the coding sequence ATGAGTAAACCCGTTATCGGATTACTGGCAAATCATGGAAGTACTCAGTTAGACGCGATCCGTGAAGCAGTTGAAGCGGAGGGAGGTCAGCCGCTTGTTTTAGATATCCGTTTGGGTGGTGAGAACAAGCCGACAATGACCATTACTGATGATTCTCTCAAATATGACGGATATGACCTTTCAGATGTCCGGGCCATACATATCAGATGTAATGCTTTGAATACGATTCCTTCACTTCCGCCGGTAATGAACCCGACTACCTACGCTCAGTTCCGGCATCAGTTTCTCGTCGAACAGGAATACTATGCTTCGACCATGAGTTTTTTTGATGAATACCGCTCTCGCGGGGGGCTGCTGGTCAATTCGCTCTCAGAGGTCTACCTGGACCATGATTCCAAAAGCCAGTTTTACGAAAAGCTTGCAGCTAACGGGTTTCCGGCCCCAGTAACTTTAAGCACCAATTCACCGGAACGCGCGGAAGCCTTTGTCAGGGAAGTCGGCGAGGCTGTTGTCAAACCTGCCTCCGGTGTAGGGTCCACCCGTATTGTCACAACTGCGGATCTTGCTTCTCTGTCGAGGTTGAGCCACAGCCCCATTTTAATGCAGGAATGTGTTAAAGGCCCTACCATCCGGGTTCATATTGTTGGCGATCAAGTCGTACTGGCACTCAAAATTATCAATGAAGGCGGGGTTGATTCCCGCACAGAGACCAAAGAATTTCATTACTATGACATGCCGGAAGATGCGTGTGAGAAAATTGTTCGCTGCAACCGTATGCTCGGACTCCACTACGCAGCCTGGGATGTTATAGAAGTAGAGGGTGGCAACGGATATTGCTATCTTGATTGTAATCCCGGTCCATATGTAATGTGGATCGGAGAAGATTTTTACCGGGAGGTTTTCAGGAATCTTGCGCGGTATATGATCGTCTTTGCAGAGTCCGGGTCGGTTGAGCAGGCATCCCGGTCAGTGCGGAGAGTGGAAAGGATTTGA
- a CDS encoding OmpA family protein, with protein sequence MKKTILFLSVFCMILFTSVVYAQDRNLMKTDDIVNQLNAEPKPKVKFRAIKIGGAPAPAEKAVEPPQVTFDIRFKYDSTELADAMSKKQLQELAKALSNDAFANARFEIGGHTDSKGSAAYNMALSDRRADAVRNFLLDNGVASSKMSVKGYGETLPIYPNDTAEGRAKNRRVVIKRLK encoded by the coding sequence ATGAAGAAAACCATTCTCTTTTTAAGTGTCTTCTGTATGATTCTTTTTACGTCTGTTGTCTATGCGCAGGACCGCAATCTGATGAAAACAGATGACATCGTCAACCAGCTTAATGCTGAACCCAAACCCAAAGTTAAATTCAGGGCTATCAAAATCGGAGGTGCTCCTGCTCCTGCCGAAAAGGCCGTTGAGCCGCCGCAAGTGACATTTGATATCCGTTTCAAGTATGATTCCACTGAACTGGCCGATGCAATGTCCAAAAAGCAGTTGCAAGAACTCGCCAAAGCTTTGAGCAATGACGCTTTTGCCAATGCCCGTTTTGAAATCGGTGGGCATACCGATTCCAAGGGCAGTGCTGCTTACAATATGGCCCTCTCCGACAGAAGAGCAGATGCCGTTCGTAATTTCCTGCTTGATAATGGAGTGGCAAGCTCCAAGATGAGTGTAAAAGGATATGGTGAAACCCTGCCGATTTATCCGAACGATACTGCAGAAGGACGGGCTAAAAACCGTCGTGTTGTAATCAAAAGGCTTAAGTAA